TCTGGGCGGCCGTCCTGCGGGCCCACGAGGAGGGGCGGCCACGGACCCTCAAGGAGGTGATCGGCCCCGTCCGGGCCTATCTGCTCTGGGCGTTGGACGCCGACCGGCCGTTCGAGGGTGCGACGGTCTTCGCGGGCGAGATCGCCCAGGCCGGCCGGACCGCCGTCCGGGTCCGGGTGGAGCTGGTCGCCGTCGAGCCGGGCGGCCGGGTGGCGGGCGGACCTCAAGTCCGCCCGCCGGGCCCCGGAGAGCCGGGGCCCTCCGGGGCGAGATCCGGAGCGAACCCCGGTGCGAACCCTAGGGCGACGGACTGATCGTGCCGTTCAGGTCCATGTCGAAGAGGCCGTTGGTCTTGCCGTCGACGTCGGTGTGCTTCAGCCAGTGCTTGGACAGGTTGTGCAGGTTCTTGTGCTGCACCTCCCAGGGCATCGAGTGGCCGGCGCACTTCACCGTGATCAGCAGCTTGTGCGGCCCCGTGATGGCGTTGTAGAGCGCGGGGACGTGGAAGTCGAGCGCGGGGAGGGCGGGGGTGGGCGGTGTCGTGTTGGCGGTCCGGTCGAACTCGCCGTGCACGATGAGCACGGGCACGCTGCCGCCCAGGATGCCGCCCTGGGCCGCGGTGGCGTTGTTCCAGCCCCATGAGACGAAGTTCCGGTACCGGCTGGCGCCCGCGGGCTTGCCGGTCGTCGCGTCGATCGTGCCCCAGGTGCGGCCGATCGGGTCGTTCTCCATCAGGGCGGCCCATGCGACGTCGACCATGTCGGGTTCGCGCTGGGTGGCGCAGCCCACCTCCTTGGACCAGGCCTGGTCCAGGCCCAGCTGCGTGAGCACGTGGGTGGGGAAACCGGACACCGGCAGGACCGGCGGGTTCGGCGGGCCCGCTGGAGGGAAGATCGGCGCGAGCAGGAACAGGCTCTCCACCTTCCCCGGATTCTTGACCGCGTACGGCCCCATGGCGAAGGCCGCCGCCGACCAGCCGATGAAGGCGACCTTCGAGACGTTGCGCTTGGTCCGGATGAAGTCGACCACCGCACTGAGTTCGTCCTGGTCGCTCTGGGAGTTGGTCAGGACGAAGGGGTAACTCGGGGAGCGCGGGATGTCCGATGCCTGCAGCGGGGGAACGACGGCGCTCTGCTGTTTGGGATTGACGTTGCACGGGTCCTCCATCCGGGGGCGGGGCGACCGGCCCG
The sequence above is a segment of the Kitasatospora sp. NBC_00240 genome. Coding sequences within it:
- a CDS encoding alpha/beta fold hydrolase; this encodes MAVTTTDHLVPHTSTVPANKGEHVELFVRERDGTPSGPPSARKVVLMLHGRSVPVLAGFDLQHTSYGWADALAQAGYDVFMMDLQGSGRSPRPRMEDPCNVNPKQQSAVVPPLQASDIPRSPSYPFVLTNSQSDQDELSAVVDFIRTKRNVSKVAFIGWSAAAFAMGPYAVKNPGKVESLFLLAPIFPPAGPPNPPVLPVSGFPTHVLTQLGLDQAWSKEVGCATQREPDMVDVAWAALMENDPIGRTWGTIDATTGKPAGASRYRNFVSWGWNNATAAQGGILGGSVPVLIVHGEFDRTANTTPPTPALPALDFHVPALYNAITGPHKLLITVKCAGHSMPWEVQHKNLHNLSKHWLKHTDVDGKTNGLFDMDLNGTISPSP